From the Microbacterium sp. W4I4 genome, one window contains:
- the coxB gene encoding cytochrome c oxidase subunit II, translating to MPSKRRLRWAALPLGVAAAVALAGCSANELHGFLPGFVEGAPAATNQTETVAGLWVTSWVILLIVGIITWGLMGWALVMYRRRAGQTGLPVQLRYNMPIEILYTVIPLLLVLGLFFFTARDQADIETQWKNPDVEITAIAKQWSWDFQYDGEKADNSDAVWTMGVQAEADANGDIDRAKLPTLVLPVDKDVTIHLQSRDVIHSFWIIDFLYKKDMYIGKDNTWSFTPTRVGEYDGKCAELCGEYHSMMLFNVKVVSQDDYDAYLQTLENEGNTGDINDAYDRLSNLPGTGASTDAGEGE from the coding sequence GTGCCCTCGAAACGCCGCCTTCGTTGGGCCGCACTCCCCCTGGGAGTCGCGGCAGCCGTGGCCTTGGCAGGATGTTCTGCCAATGAACTCCACGGCTTCCTCCCCGGCTTCGTGGAGGGCGCCCCCGCGGCGACGAACCAGACCGAGACCGTCGCCGGTCTGTGGGTGACCTCCTGGGTCATCCTGCTGATCGTCGGCATCATCACCTGGGGTCTGATGGGCTGGGCTCTCGTCATGTACCGCCGTCGCGCGGGGCAGACAGGCCTTCCGGTGCAGCTTCGGTACAACATGCCGATCGAGATCCTGTACACGGTCATCCCGCTGCTGCTGGTGCTGGGGCTGTTCTTCTTCACCGCCCGCGATCAGGCTGACATCGAGACGCAGTGGAAGAACCCCGACGTCGAGATCACCGCCATCGCCAAGCAGTGGTCCTGGGACTTCCAGTACGACGGTGAGAAGGCCGACAACTCCGACGCCGTCTGGACCATGGGCGTTCAGGCCGAGGCGGACGCGAACGGCGACATCGATCGCGCGAAGCTCCCCACCCTGGTGCTGCCCGTGGACAAGGACGTGACGATCCACCTGCAGTCCCGCGATGTCATCCACTCGTTCTGGATCATCGACTTCCTGTACAAGAAGGACATGTACATCGGGAAGGACAACACCTGGTCGTTCACCCCGACCCGCGTCGGCGAGTACGACGGCAAGTGCGCTGAGCTCTGCGGCGAGTACCACTCGATGATGCTGTTCAACGTGAAGGTGGTCTCGCAGGACGACTACGACGCCTACCTCCAGACCCTCGAGAACGAGGGCAACACGGGCGACATCAACGACGCCTACGATCGACTCAGTAATCTCCCGGGCACCGGCGCGAGCACCGATGCCGGGGAAGGGGAGTAA
- the ctaD gene encoding cytochrome c oxidase subunit I, whose protein sequence is MTTTADPTTTQGARPTTIPPRQAALLTSTRVEQKGNIIVKWITSTDHKTIGYMYLIASVLFFLLGGVMALIIRAELFAPGMQIVPTKEQYNQLFTMHGTIMLLMFATPLFAGFANAILPLQLGAPDVAFPRLNAFAFWLFTFGSIMAVAGFLTPQGAAAFGWFAYQPLANATFSPGVGGNLWMLGLGMSGFGTILGAVNFITTVITMRAPGMTMWRMPIFSWNTLITSLLILMAFPVLAAAILAAAADRVLGAHVYDAANGGVLLWQHLFWFFGHPEVYIIALPFFGIVSEIFPVFSRKPIFGYKTLVYATISIAALSVSVWAHHMYVTGGVLLPFFALMTMLIAVPTGVKIFNWIGTMWRGSITFETPMVFSLGFLVSFVFGGLTGVILAAPPLDFHISDTYFVVAHFHYVVFGTVVFAMFAGFYFWWPKWTGRMLNERLGYIHFWMLFIGFHMTFLVQHWLGVDGMPRRYADYSTYDNWEWGNQVSTIGAIILGASMLPFFLNVWITARKAPKVTVDDPWGYGASLEWATSCPPPRHNFTSIPRIRSERPAFDLNHPEAAEHPVAAPAGAAAGEAK, encoded by the coding sequence ATGACGACCACAGCAGATCCCACCACGACGCAGGGTGCACGCCCGACGACGATCCCGCCGCGTCAGGCCGCGCTTCTCACCTCCACCCGTGTGGAGCAGAAGGGCAACATCATCGTCAAGTGGATCACCTCCACCGACCACAAGACGATCGGGTACATGTATCTGATCGCCTCGGTGCTGTTCTTCCTTCTCGGTGGCGTGATGGCGCTCATCATCCGCGCGGAGCTGTTCGCGCCCGGCATGCAGATCGTGCCGACCAAGGAGCAGTACAACCAGCTCTTCACGATGCACGGCACGATCATGCTGCTGATGTTCGCGACGCCGCTGTTCGCCGGCTTCGCCAATGCGATCCTGCCGCTTCAGCTCGGTGCTCCTGACGTCGCGTTCCCGCGACTGAACGCGTTCGCGTTCTGGCTCTTCACTTTCGGCTCGATCATGGCCGTCGCAGGCTTCCTCACCCCGCAGGGTGCGGCGGCGTTCGGGTGGTTCGCCTACCAGCCGCTGGCCAACGCGACGTTCTCCCCGGGTGTCGGTGGAAACCTCTGGATGCTCGGACTGGGCATGTCCGGCTTCGGGACGATCCTGGGTGCGGTGAACTTCATCACCACGGTCATCACGATGCGCGCACCCGGCATGACCATGTGGCGGATGCCGATCTTCTCGTGGAACACGCTGATCACCAGCCTGCTGATCCTGATGGCGTTCCCGGTTCTGGCCGCGGCCATCCTGGCCGCAGCAGCGGACCGCGTCCTCGGCGCTCACGTCTACGACGCGGCCAACGGCGGTGTGCTCCTCTGGCAGCACCTGTTCTGGTTCTTCGGCCACCCCGAGGTGTACATCATCGCGCTGCCGTTCTTCGGCATCGTGTCGGAGATCTTCCCGGTCTTCAGCCGCAAGCCGATCTTCGGGTACAAGACCCTCGTGTACGCCACGATCTCCATCGCGGCGCTGTCGGTCTCTGTGTGGGCTCACCACATGTACGTCACCGGCGGAGTCCTGCTGCCCTTCTTCGCGCTGATGACGATGCTCATCGCGGTTCCGACGGGTGTGAAGATCTTCAACTGGATCGGCACGATGTGGCGAGGCTCGATCACGTTCGAGACGCCGATGGTGTTCTCGCTCGGCTTCCTCGTCTCGTTCGTGTTCGGTGGTCTCACCGGTGTGATCCTGGCAGCCCCGCCGCTGGACTTCCACATCAGCGACACCTACTTCGTCGTGGCGCACTTCCACTACGTCGTCTTCGGCACCGTGGTCTTCGCGATGTTCGCGGGCTTCTACTTCTGGTGGCCGAAGTGGACGGGACGGATGCTCAACGAGCGTCTGGGCTACATCCACTTCTGGATGCTGTTCATCGGCTTCCACATGACCTTCCTCGTCCAGCACTGGCTGGGTGTCGACGGCATGCCGCGTCGTTACGCCGACTATTCGACGTACGACAACTGGGAGTGGGGCAACCAGGTCTCCACCATCGGCGCCATCATCCTGGGTGCATCGATGCTGCCGTTCTTCCTGAACGTCTGGATCACCGCGCGCAAGGCGCCGAAGGTCACCGTCGACGACCCGTGGGGCTACGGGGCATCGCTCGAGTGGGCGACCTCCTGCCCGCCGCCGCGTCACAACTTCACGTCGATCCCGCGCATCCGCAGCGAGCGTCCGGCCTTCGACCTGAACCACCCCGAGGCAGCCGAGCACCCGGTGGCAGCACCAGCCGGCGCCGCAGCCGGAGAGGCGAAGTAA
- a CDS encoding cytochrome c oxidase subunit 4 — translation MRSNIILWWILTGFFLITAAAYTVWNLLDPFHGYVEWVGTVALLFGAFMSAMIGVYLRKTYRAQGGELPEDVLTADIDDGDPELGEFSPWSWWPIILAGSAMVFLLGLAVGHFLLPIGLAIFIVAIVGWVYEYYRGHFAR, via the coding sequence ATGCGCAGCAATATCATCCTCTGGTGGATCCTCACGGGCTTCTTCCTGATCACCGCGGCGGCGTACACGGTGTGGAACCTCTTGGACCCGTTCCACGGATACGTGGAGTGGGTGGGCACGGTCGCACTGCTGTTCGGCGCCTTCATGAGCGCCATGATCGGCGTGTACCTTCGCAAGACGTACCGCGCGCAGGGTGGAGAGCTGCCCGAGGACGTCCTGACCGCCGACATCGACGACGGGGATCCTGAGCTCGGTGAGTTCAGCCCCTGGTCCTGGTGGCCGATCATTCTCGCCGGTTCCGCCATGGTGTTCCTTCTCGGGCTCGCAGTCGGTCACTTCCTGCTTCCGATCGGACTGGCGATCTTCATCGTCGCCATCGTCGGCTGGGTGTACGAGTACTACCGCGGACACTTCGCCCGCTGA
- a CDS encoding rhodanese-like domain-containing protein: MDRTAYFAAKLAHETDASDLYAALKAGETVTVVDVRSDEAWAQGRISGAVHMHYREIADRAPVEIPAGSEVVVYCWSPGCNAGAKGALEFAKLGYAVRELIGGFEYWAREGYPVEDHDGVHRRPIDPLVGIPHVRTRP; this comes from the coding sequence ATGGACCGCACCGCCTACTTCGCAGCCAAGCTCGCCCATGAGACCGATGCGAGCGACCTGTACGCCGCCCTGAAGGCCGGAGAGACCGTGACCGTCGTCGACGTCCGCTCCGACGAGGCATGGGCACAGGGACGCATCTCCGGGGCCGTGCACATGCACTACCGGGAGATCGCGGACCGCGCGCCGGTGGAGATCCCCGCCGGCTCAGAGGTGGTGGTCTACTGCTGGAGCCCGGGATGCAATGCCGGGGCCAAGGGCGCCCTGGAGTTCGCGAAGCTCGGCTACGCGGTGCGAGAGCTCATCGGCGGCTTCGAGTACTGGGCGCGCGAGGGCTACCCCGTCGAGGACCACGACGGCGTGCACCGCCGTCCGATCGACCCGCTGGTGGGCATCCCCCACGTTCGCACGCGTCCCTGA
- a CDS encoding GNAT family N-acetyltransferase, giving the protein MSFRTRPARAADASHIEEIESAADRLLVDRFRSSHWPAPDAASERFVTPGFLLVAESSGTIAGFVHVLELDGHAHLEQVSVLPRFARRGMGRMLVQAAMSSAAERGHTEMTLRTYADVPWNAPFYASCGFTETAPETEALRRLIEVEERLGLFEHGRRIQMTASLASGPSSASPAADGGVA; this is encoded by the coding sequence GTGTCCTTCCGTACTCGCCCCGCACGCGCCGCGGATGCGTCGCACATCGAGGAGATCGAGAGCGCAGCCGACCGTCTTCTCGTCGACAGGTTCCGCTCGTCGCATTGGCCGGCACCGGATGCCGCCTCGGAGCGCTTCGTCACGCCTGGCTTCCTGCTGGTCGCCGAGTCGAGCGGCACGATAGCCGGCTTCGTGCATGTCCTGGAGCTCGACGGGCATGCCCATCTCGAGCAGGTGTCCGTCCTCCCTCGGTTCGCTCGACGCGGGATGGGCCGGATGCTCGTGCAGGCGGCGATGTCCTCGGCCGCGGAACGCGGCCACACGGAGATGACCCTGCGCACGTATGCCGACGTGCCCTGGAACGCGCCCTTCTACGCATCGTGCGGCTTCACCGAGACGGCGCCGGAGACCGAGGCGCTTCGCCGTCTCATCGAGGTGGAGGAGCGCCTGGGCCTGTTCGAGCACGGCCGGCGGATCCAGATGACGGCATCGCTTGCGTCCGGGCCGTCATCTGCGTCACCCGCCGCAGACGGCGGCGTAGCCTGA